One window from the genome of Dyadobacter sp. CECT 9275 encodes:
- the leuC gene encoding 3-isopropylmalate dehydratase large subunit, translated as MSNQASTLFDKVWDAHVVRKIEDGPDVFFIDRHFIHEVTSPVAFLGLETRNIGVIYPERTFATADHNTPTINQHLPVQDPLSANQLKALEENSAKYGISHWGLGNARNGIVHVVGPENGITLPGMTIVCGDSHTSTHGAFGAIAFGIGTSEVEMVLSSQCIMQPKPKKMRVNVNGTLGKAVTPKDVTLYIISKLTTAGATGYFVEYAGDVFENMTMEGRMTVCNMSIEMGARGGMIAPDQTTFDYIYGREQAPKGEKWDKALAYWKTLKTDEGAVFDKEYTFDATDIEPMITYGTNPGMGQGISLNIPTAEEVEGGKATYDKSLNYMGFHENESMLGKKIDYVFIGSCTNGRIEDFRAFASIIKGRKKAPNVTAWVVPGSHIVEAQIREEGILDILTEAGFELRQPGCSACLAMNDDKIPAGKYAVSTSNRNFEGRQGPGARTLLASPLVAAAAAVTGVVTDPRDLL; from the coding sequence ATGAGTAATCAAGCGAGTACCCTGTTCGACAAAGTGTGGGATGCACACGTTGTACGCAAAATTGAAGATGGCCCGGATGTCTTTTTCATCGACCGTCATTTCATACATGAAGTAACCAGCCCGGTTGCCTTTCTTGGTCTTGAAACCAGAAATATAGGTGTTATCTATCCTGAGCGTACCTTTGCCACCGCCGACCACAACACTCCCACTATTAACCAGCATCTTCCGGTACAGGATCCGCTTTCGGCTAACCAGCTCAAAGCACTGGAGGAAAACTCTGCTAAATATGGCATTTCTCACTGGGGTTTAGGCAATGCCCGGAACGGTATCGTGCACGTTGTAGGTCCCGAAAACGGAATTACATTACCCGGTATGACCATCGTTTGTGGTGACTCGCATACATCCACACATGGTGCATTTGGTGCTATTGCATTTGGTATCGGAACTTCCGAGGTTGAGATGGTTTTGTCCTCTCAATGTATCATGCAGCCAAAACCAAAGAAAATGCGTGTGAACGTAAATGGTACGTTAGGCAAAGCAGTTACACCAAAAGACGTAACGTTGTATATCATTTCAAAACTGACAACGGCAGGTGCTACGGGTTATTTCGTAGAATATGCAGGAGATGTTTTTGAAAATATGACCATGGAAGGTCGTATGACGGTCTGTAACATGAGTATCGAAATGGGAGCCCGCGGTGGAATGATCGCGCCGGACCAAACTACTTTTGATTACATCTATGGCCGCGAGCAAGCTCCAAAAGGAGAAAAATGGGATAAGGCTCTGGCTTATTGGAAAACCTTAAAAACGGACGAAGGTGCTGTTTTTGACAAAGAATATACCTTTGACGCCACCGATATTGAACCGATGATCACTTACGGTACCAATCCGGGAATGGGCCAGGGAATTTCTCTGAACATCCCCACTGCGGAAGAAGTGGAAGGCGGCAAGGCTACTTACGACAAGTCGCTGAACTATATGGGTTTTCATGAAAATGAATCAATGCTCGGAAAGAAAATCGACTACGTTTTCATAGGAAGCTGCACCAATGGCCGCATTGAAGATTTTCGAGCTTTTGCCTCCATCATCAAAGGCCGTAAAAAGGCGCCTAATGTTACAGCATGGGTGGTTCCTGGCTCACATATCGTTGAAGCGCAGATCAGAGAAGAAGGGATACTCGATATCCTGACAGAAGCCGGTTTCGAACTCCGCCAGCCGGGTTGTTCAGCTTGTCTGGCAATGAACGATGATAAGATACCCGCTGGCAAATATGCCGTAAGTACTTCCAACCGGAACTTTGAAGGAAGACAGGGCCCTGGTGCAAGAACGCTTCTGGCCAGCCCGCTTGTGGCGGCTGCGGCTGCGGTAACCGGCGTAGTGACGGATCCCAGAGATCTTTTGTAA
- a CDS encoding AraC family transcriptional regulator, with protein MLRVPSDISSQEFESLKIQDMTFVAYRNEVYPSKYDVFFEEHAVIVVLEGEKKFTSPTQEVHVEKGDILFIQRGFYLMSESINESYKSLVFFFDEKLLKEFVSLHPELFNSEENGIQAQYPILLLKSDENFEKFIQSVFPYFRSRAELKNHFLRLKFQELLLHLLELDGSKQLRAILYSLYKGEKVDLPFLMNSYYLKPLTLNELARLSGRSLSVFKRDFQDEFKTSPAYWLKNKRLDYADFLLRNSTRNVSEISTEIGYESVSHFIKSYKERFGVTPKRQG; from the coding sequence ATGCTACGCGTTCCATCAGATATCAGCTCTCAGGAATTTGAATCTCTCAAGATTCAGGATATGACTTTTGTTGCTTATCGTAACGAGGTATACCCTTCCAAATACGACGTTTTTTTTGAAGAACACGCCGTCATCGTAGTGCTGGAAGGAGAGAAAAAATTTACAAGCCCCACACAGGAGGTCCATGTGGAAAAGGGCGATATTCTCTTCATTCAGCGAGGTTTTTATTTAATGTCCGAATCAATCAATGAATCCTATAAAAGCCTGGTTTTCTTTTTTGACGAAAAGCTTCTGAAAGAGTTCGTAAGTCTGCATCCCGAACTATTCAACAGCGAAGAAAATGGTATCCAGGCGCAGTATCCGATACTGCTGTTAAAATCAGACGAGAATTTTGAAAAGTTCATCCAGTCCGTTTTTCCCTATTTCCGTTCACGGGCAGAACTGAAAAATCACTTTTTAAGGCTCAAGTTTCAGGAACTGCTTTTGCACCTGCTGGAATTGGACGGATCCAAACAACTCAGGGCTATCTTATACAGCCTTTATAAAGGAGAAAAGGTAGACCTTCCCTTTCTCATGAACAGCTACTATCTTAAACCATTGACATTAAACGAATTGGCCCGGCTTTCGGGCAGGAGCCTATCTGTTTTCAAACGTGATTTCCAGGATGAATTCAAGACTTCACCTGCCTACTGGCTCAAAAACAAAAGGCTGGATTATGCCGATTTTTTGCTCCGGAACAGCACCAGGAATGTATCTGAAATCAGTACCGAAATTGGTTATGAAAGTGTTTCACATTTTATTAAAAGTTATAAGGAGAGATTTGGAGTAACACCGAAAAGGCAGGGATAA
- the ilvA gene encoding threonine ammonia-lyase — protein MDSQLSLDNIFLAAERLRGVINHTPLMHNLHLSEQYEANIYLKREDLQTVRSYKIRGAYNKMASLSAAELAGGVVCASAGNHAQGVAYACRKMEVKGAIFMPTTTPAQKVKQVRLFGKEWIEIHLVGDTYDDAYHASIQYRDITNAIFVHPFDDLQVIEGQGTVGLEIFKDAHFKIDYLLMAIGGGGLASGISTVFQQLSPKTKLIGVEPQGSPTMHEAIRQGHVVTLDHIDKFVDGAAVRRAGDITYEICSKSLDKILLIPEGKVCSSILQLYNEEAIVAEPAGALTVAALDEIREEIKGKNVVLLISGGNNDITRTEEIKERSLLYEGLKHYFIIRFPQRSGAFREFLNVLGPNDDIARFEYVKKTSREQGPALVGIELKNREDFEPLIQRMDEGRITYEYLNDQPDLFQFLV, from the coding sequence TTGGATTCGCAGCTCTCATTAGACAACATATTCCTGGCAGCTGAAAGGCTCCGCGGCGTGATTAACCATACCCCTCTGATGCACAACCTGCATTTGTCGGAACAGTATGAGGCCAATATTTATCTGAAAAGGGAAGATCTGCAAACCGTCCGGTCGTACAAAATCAGAGGAGCTTATAATAAAATGGCAAGCCTGAGTGCTGCCGAGCTAGCTGGCGGTGTGGTTTGCGCCAGTGCAGGCAATCATGCACAGGGTGTTGCCTATGCCTGCCGCAAAATGGAGGTGAAAGGTGCTATCTTTATGCCAACCACCACACCGGCCCAGAAGGTTAAACAGGTCCGCTTATTCGGTAAAGAATGGATTGAAATTCACTTGGTTGGAGATACCTACGACGATGCCTATCACGCCTCAATACAATACCGGGATATCACAAACGCCATTTTTGTTCACCCGTTTGACGATCTGCAGGTTATTGAAGGCCAGGGAACCGTGGGCCTAGAGATTTTCAAAGATGCCCATTTCAAGATCGATTATTTGTTAATGGCCATTGGCGGCGGCGGGTTGGCTTCGGGTATATCTACCGTTTTCCAGCAGCTTTCTCCCAAAACGAAACTCATAGGAGTTGAGCCTCAGGGTTCCCCGACCATGCATGAGGCCATCCGGCAGGGGCATGTAGTAACGCTTGATCACATCGACAAATTTGTGGATGGAGCGGCCGTCAGGCGGGCCGGGGATATTACCTACGAAATCTGCAGCAAAAGTCTGGACAAAATTTTACTCATTCCGGAAGGGAAGGTTTGTTCATCCATTCTTCAGCTCTACAATGAAGAAGCCATCGTGGCTGAGCCAGCGGGTGCCCTCACCGTTGCAGCACTGGACGAGATCAGAGAAGAGATAAAAGGCAAAAATGTGGTACTGCTCATCAGCGGAGGGAACAACGACATCACCCGCACCGAAGAAATCAAAGAGCGTTCGCTGCTTTATGAAGGCTTGAAACACTACTTCATCATTCGTTTTCCACAACGGTCTGGTGCTTTCAGAGAATTTTTGAACGTACTGGGTCCCAATGACGATATCGCAAGATTCGAATATGTAAAAAAAACCAGCCGTGAGCAAGGCCCCGCACTGGTAGGTATTGAGCTGAAAAACCGCGAAGATTTCGAACCCCTCATCCAGCGCATGGATGAAGGCCGGATCACGTATGAATACCTGAACGATCAGCCCGATCTGTTTCAGTTTTTAGTATAG
- a CDS encoding DUF6932 family protein has protein sequence MQFDSQGNIFPYTTIPISLSEFEEVFCNNDHRKSLLVHFYSVLNELRDIVGSPVTLWIDGSFATKKIDPRDIDVVAFIPFEIFRLKENQLSKLKRKTEFVDLYYIKKFPEEHTSHQLTWFDQLYWLHFFSSNRKNKKKGFLELNF, from the coding sequence ATGCAATTTGACAGTCAAGGGAATATATTCCCATACACCACTATCCCTATCTCTTTAAGTGAATTTGAAGAGGTCTTTTGCAATAACGACCACAGAAAATCTTTGCTGGTTCACTTTTATTCTGTCTTAAACGAATTAAGAGATATCGTCGGTAGCCCAGTTACTCTTTGGATAGATGGAAGTTTCGCCACAAAAAAAATTGATCCCAGAGATATTGACGTAGTAGCATTTATTCCTTTCGAAATTTTCAGGTTAAAAGAGAATCAGCTTTCTAAGCTAAAACGCAAGACGGAATTTGTAGATTTGTATTACATAAAAAAGTTTCCAGAAGAACATACCAGCCATCAGCTTACCTGGTTCGACCAGTTGTATTGGCTTCATTTCTTTTCAAGTAATAGAAAAAACAAAAAGAAAGGATTTCTGGAATTAAACTTCTGA
- the ilvC gene encoding ketol-acid reductoisomerase, with protein sequence MAKLNFGGLEEEVVTREEFPLEKAREVLSTETIAVIGYGVQGPGQSLNMRDNGFNVIVGQRKGGKSWDKAIADGWVPGETLFEIEEALAKGTIICYLLSDAAQIELWPTVKANLTAGKSLYFSHGFGVTYKDQTGIVPPADVDVYLVAPKGSGTSLRRMFVEGKGLNSSFAVFQDATGKAREKCIAMGIGVGSGYLFETDFYREVTSDLTGERGTLMGAIQGIFAAQYEVLRSNGHSPSEAFNETVEELTQSLMPLVAENGMDWMYANCSTTAQRGALDWWKPFRDATKPVFEQLYNSVKSGEQASISITRNSQPDYRVKLEEELAELRESEMWRAGATVRSLRPERN encoded by the coding sequence ATGGCAAAATTAAATTTCGGCGGGCTCGAAGAAGAAGTAGTAACCCGTGAAGAGTTTCCACTTGAAAAAGCGCGTGAAGTACTTTCTACTGAGACTATTGCTGTAATCGGATACGGCGTACAAGGCCCTGGCCAAAGTTTGAATATGCGCGACAATGGATTTAATGTAATTGTTGGGCAACGTAAAGGTGGTAAATCCTGGGATAAGGCAATCGCAGACGGATGGGTACCTGGCGAAACGCTTTTCGAAATTGAAGAAGCACTTGCAAAAGGAACGATCATCTGTTACCTGCTTTCTGACGCCGCTCAAATTGAGCTGTGGCCTACGGTTAAAGCAAATCTTACGGCCGGAAAATCCCTGTATTTCTCCCATGGTTTCGGTGTAACATATAAAGATCAGACCGGAATCGTTCCTCCTGCTGATGTGGATGTATATCTGGTAGCTCCTAAAGGATCAGGTACTTCACTTCGCCGTATGTTCGTTGAAGGAAAAGGGTTAAATTCTTCTTTCGCTGTTTTCCAGGATGCAACCGGAAAAGCACGTGAGAAATGTATTGCAATGGGTATCGGTGTTGGATCAGGATATTTGTTTGAAACTGATTTCTACCGTGAAGTAACGTCTGACCTTACCGGTGAGCGCGGAACTTTAATGGGTGCTATTCAGGGAATATTCGCTGCTCAGTATGAAGTACTGCGTTCAAACGGACACTCTCCTTCAGAAGCATTCAATGAAACAGTAGAAGAGCTGACACAATCATTGATGCCGCTTGTTGCCGAAAACGGAATGGACTGGATGTATGCCAACTGTTCAACAACGGCACAACGCGGTGCACTTGACTGGTGGAAACCTTTCCGTGATGCCACCAAGCCTGTTTTCGAACAACTTTACAACTCTGTAAAAAGTGGCGAGCAAGCATCCATTTCCATCACCCGCAATTCACAGCCCGACTACCGTGTGAAACTGGAAGAAGAGCTTGCTGAACTTCGTGAGTCGGAAATGTGGCGCGCAGGCGCTACCGTACGTAGCTTACGTCCGGAACGTAATTAA
- the ilvN gene encoding acetolactate synthase small subunit, with product MTTYTICVFTENTIGILNKITTILTRRRINIESLTVSETERKGISRFTIVIRHDSREAVEKLVRQIRKVIEVLAVFGYLNDDIAFNEIAMFKISTPIGAKPLDIETINKVHKAWVVYWHLTYVIIQKTGTEEEIFEFFDYIKPHGILEFVRSGRVAVSKSPQTLVDYLPEAEWEYYQ from the coding sequence ATGACCACATACACCATTTGTGTCTTCACGGAAAATACGATTGGGATACTCAACAAAATAACTACGATCCTGACCCGCCGGCGCATCAATATTGAAAGTCTGACGGTTTCGGAAACGGAACGTAAGGGTATATCCCGCTTCACGATCGTCATTCGTCATGATTCCCGGGAGGCAGTTGAAAAGCTGGTGCGCCAGATTCGCAAGGTGATAGAAGTATTGGCAGTATTCGGATATCTGAATGATGACATTGCTTTCAATGAAATTGCCATGTTTAAGATTTCAACCCCAATTGGTGCGAAACCGCTTGACATTGAAACCATTAACAAGGTACATAAAGCCTGGGTAGTTTACTGGCATCTCACCTATGTGATCATCCAGAAGACGGGTACGGAAGAAGAAATCTTTGAATTCTTTGACTATATCAAGCCACATGGCATACTGGAATTTGTTCGTTCGGGACGGGTTGCGGTGAGCAAATCGCCTCAGACTCTGGTAGATTATCTGCCGGAAGCAGAATGGGAGTATTATCAGTAA
- the ilvB gene encoding biosynthetic-type acetolactate synthase large subunit, which translates to MEFNEKQTATAELEQQAAVAAEPQLINGSHAVIQSLIEEGVETIFGYPGGAIMPVYDAIYDYQDKVNHILVRHEQGAAHAAEGFARITGDVGVCLVTSGPGATNLVTGIADAIIDSTPMVCIIGQVASHLLGTDAFQETDVMGVTIPITKWNYQITNADEIPEIIAKAFYIAKSGRPGPVLIDITKDAQQKLMTKSFSYKKCEKLISYHPRLSPKEEQVAAAAKLINEAKRPFLFFGHGVQIAGAEQELLKFIEKTDIPAASTLLGLSSVSVDHPNYVGWLGMHGNYGTNVLTNQCDVIIAVGMRFDDRVTGDLSRYAKQAKVVHIEIDPAEIDKIVKAEAPVVGDAKKVLEMLLPLVNENNHETWRNEFKKYDEIEDQKITQPELAPTTEKIKMAEVIRTLSDKTKGEAVVVADVGQHQMMTARYYQFKKSNSFITSGGLGTMGFALPASFGAKVGAPDREVVAIIGDGCFQMTIQELGTIAQSGLPVKIIILNNNFLGMVRQWQQLFHQKRYSFVELQNPDFITIAKGFGIQGHTCAARENLNDSLDKMLASDKPYLLEVLVEKEENVFPMVPTGACVADIRLE; encoded by the coding sequence ATGGAATTTAACGAAAAACAAACAGCAACCGCCGAATTGGAGCAACAAGCAGCCGTTGCAGCGGAACCTCAATTAATCAATGGCTCACATGCCGTGATCCAGTCATTGATTGAAGAAGGTGTGGAAACGATCTTTGGTTATCCGGGAGGAGCAATTATGCCCGTTTATGATGCCATATATGACTATCAAGACAAAGTCAATCATATACTGGTCCGTCACGAGCAGGGCGCAGCACACGCGGCAGAGGGTTTTGCGAGGATAACAGGGGATGTTGGTGTTTGTCTGGTTACTTCCGGCCCCGGTGCTACCAACCTTGTTACAGGTATCGCGGATGCTATAATTGACTCAACACCGATGGTTTGTATCATAGGGCAGGTAGCCTCTCATTTACTGGGTACCGATGCCTTCCAGGAAACGGATGTGATGGGAGTTACTATCCCCATTACCAAATGGAATTACCAGATCACCAATGCGGACGAGATTCCGGAGATCATTGCCAAAGCCTTTTACATCGCGAAGTCTGGCCGCCCCGGCCCTGTCTTGATCGATATCACAAAGGATGCGCAGCAAAAATTGATGACGAAATCCTTTTCGTATAAAAAATGTGAAAAACTGATCAGCTACCATCCACGCCTGTCTCCCAAGGAAGAGCAGGTTGCGGCAGCGGCCAAGCTGATCAATGAAGCCAAACGCCCATTTCTGTTTTTTGGGCACGGCGTGCAGATTGCGGGTGCCGAGCAGGAGCTATTGAAATTTATTGAAAAAACGGATATCCCTGCGGCATCTACCTTGCTGGGCCTTTCTTCCGTATCCGTTGACCACCCCAATTACGTAGGATGGCTGGGGATGCACGGCAATTATGGCACCAACGTACTGACGAACCAATGCGATGTGATCATTGCAGTGGGTATGCGGTTTGATGACCGCGTAACCGGCGACCTGAGCAGATATGCAAAACAGGCCAAGGTAGTACATATTGAGATTGACCCCGCCGAAATTGACAAGATCGTCAAGGCAGAAGCTCCGGTAGTAGGTGATGCAAAAAAGGTTCTGGAGATGTTGTTGCCTCTTGTAAATGAAAATAATCATGAAACATGGAGGAACGAATTTAAAAAATACGACGAAATAGAAGATCAGAAAATCACCCAGCCGGAACTGGCCCCCACTACGGAAAAAATAAAAATGGCGGAGGTGATCCGCACGCTTTCCGATAAAACAAAGGGAGAAGCGGTCGTGGTAGCAGATGTAGGCCAGCACCAGATGATGACGGCACGTTACTATCAGTTCAAAAAATCCAACTCCTTCATTACTTCGGGCGGCCTGGGTACCATGGGGTTTGCACTTCCCGCATCCTTTGGCGCCAAGGTTGGCGCGCCTGACCGGGAAGTAGTAGCAATTATTGGTGACGGCTGTTTTCAAATGACGATTCAGGAATTAGGTACCATTGCGCAAAGCGGTCTGCCTGTTAAAATCATTATCCTCAATAACAACTTCCTGGGTATGGTACGCCAGTGGCAACAGCTGTTTCATCAAAAACGCTATTCGTTTGTGGAACTCCAGAACCCTGATTTTATAACCATTGCCAAGGGTTTCGGCATTCAAGGCCATACCTGCGCGGCCCGGGAAAATCTGAACGACTCGCTGGACAAAATGCTCGCTTCTGACAAACCTTATCTGCTGGAAGTGCTGGTTGAAAAAGAAGAAAACGTATTCCCGATGGTGCCAACAGGCGCTTGTGTGGCAGATATCAGACTGGAATAA
- the ilvD gene encoding dihydroxy-acid dehydratase, whose product MATELNKFSKTLTQEITNPAAQAMLYGIGLKEEDMAKPQIGIASTGYEGNPCNMHLNGLSVYVKQGVTANDMVGLIFNTIGVSDGMTNGNDGMRYSLPSRDIIADSIETVVSAQWYDGVIAVVGCDKNMPGAVMAMARLDRPAIMVYGGTIRSGHYKGQKLDIVSAFEALGKKFANNISDEDYKGVIQNSIPGQGACGGMYTANTMAASIEAMGLSLPFSSSYPATHEGKQEECKKIGAAMKKLLELNITPKDIITKKSLENALTLVMALGGSTNAALHFLAIARSANVPLTLDDIQEISNKVPFIADLKPSGKYFMEDILEIGGVPAVMKYLYSKGLIHGDCPTVTGRTLAEDLAEAADLNFETQKIIFPLENPIKSSGHIQVLYGNLAPTGSVAKITGKEGLTFDGEAKICEHETEIITMLAKGEIKAGHVVVIRNSGPKGGPGMSEMLKPTSAVMGAGLGDKIALITDGRFSGGTHGFVVGHITPEAFDGGPIALVKDGDRITIDANTRQLILHISDEEMAARKAAWVQPAPRFTKGMLGRYIRTVKSASEGCVTDEP is encoded by the coding sequence ATGGCGACAGAACTGAACAAATTTTCCAAAACCCTTACCCAGGAAATTACCAATCCTGCGGCACAGGCTATGTTGTATGGCATCGGTCTGAAAGAAGAAGACATGGCTAAGCCGCAAATCGGGATTGCAAGCACAGGATACGAGGGAAACCCCTGTAACATGCACCTGAACGGATTATCGGTTTATGTAAAACAGGGCGTGACCGCAAATGACATGGTAGGCCTGATTTTCAATACGATAGGCGTGTCGGACGGCATGACCAACGGTAACGATGGGATGCGTTATTCACTTCCAAGCCGGGATATTATCGCCGATTCGATTGAAACCGTGGTTTCGGCGCAATGGTATGACGGCGTGATTGCCGTTGTGGGTTGTGACAAAAATATGCCCGGAGCAGTAATGGCCATGGCGCGCCTGGATCGTCCGGCTATCATGGTTTATGGCGGAACCATCCGTTCCGGACATTATAAGGGACAAAAGCTGGATATTGTTTCCGCTTTTGAAGCACTGGGTAAAAAATTCGCGAATAATATTTCTGACGAAGATTATAAGGGTGTTATTCAGAACTCCATCCCTGGCCAGGGCGCCTGCGGCGGAATGTATACAGCCAATACCATGGCTGCATCCATAGAAGCAATGGGGCTGAGCCTGCCTTTCAGCAGTTCCTATCCTGCCACGCACGAAGGGAAACAAGAGGAGTGTAAAAAGATAGGTGCGGCAATGAAAAAATTGCTGGAACTGAACATCACACCAAAAGATATTATTACCAAAAAATCGCTGGAAAACGCCTTGACCCTGGTGATGGCCTTGGGAGGTTCCACCAACGCTGCGTTACACTTCCTGGCCATAGCCCGTTCGGCAAACGTTCCTTTGACACTGGATGATATTCAGGAAATTTCTAACAAAGTTCCTTTTATTGCGGACCTCAAACCAAGCGGCAAATACTTCATGGAAGACATCCTGGAAATTGGTGGCGTTCCGGCGGTAATGAAATATTTGTATTCAAAAGGATTGATCCACGGAGATTGCCCCACCGTAACCGGAAGAACGCTGGCAGAAGATCTGGCAGAAGCTGCGGACCTTAACTTTGAAACACAAAAAATTATCTTCCCTCTGGAAAACCCTATTAAATCATCCGGGCATATTCAGGTATTGTATGGGAATTTAGCTCCAACCGGTTCGGTTGCCAAAATCACAGGGAAAGAAGGCCTGACGTTCGACGGCGAAGCAAAAATCTGTGAGCACGAAACGGAAATTATCACGATGCTCGCTAAAGGCGAAATTAAAGCCGGCCATGTAGTTGTGATCCGTAATTCGGGACCAAAAGGCGGTCCGGGTATGTCAGAAATGTTAAAACCAACTTCTGCGGTCATGGGCGCAGGATTGGGCGACAAAATCGCTTTGATTACCGACGGTCGTTTCTCTGGCGGAACGCATGGCTTTGTAGTAGGCCACATCACCCCAGAAGCTTTCGACGGCGGGCCCATTGCCCTTGTTAAAGATGGGGACAGAATAACGATTGACGCCAATACCCGTCAGCTCATTTTACATATCTCCGACGAAGAAATGGCAGCACGCAAGGCAGCATGGGTACAACCAGCACCGCGTTTTACAAAAGGCATGCTCGGCAGATATATCCGCACCGTAAAGTCAGCCAGTGAAGGTTGTGTGACTGACGAGCCGTAA
- the murQ gene encoding N-acetylmuramic acid 6-phosphate etherase has protein sequence MTISMLTTESASNYNDLEKMSVADILFSINQEDQTVPLAVRKSLPQVEALVEQIVPRMQKGGRLFYIGAGTSGRLGVVDASECPPTFGVPFDLVVGIIAGGDTAIRKAVENAEDDWNQAWIDLMPFEPNANDILVGIAASGRTPYVIGGLNEAKKAGLLTGCVVCNDGSAVAAAAEFPVEVVVGPEFLTGSTRMKSGTAQKLVLNMISTAVMIRLGKVKGNKMVDMQMTNEKLVGRAIRMIIEELGVSPDEAESLLEEHGSVRGAIEAIKKS, from the coding sequence ATGACCATATCTATGCTTACAACAGAGTCCGCATCCAATTATAATGATCTTGAGAAAATGAGTGTCGCCGACATTCTGTTTTCTATCAATCAGGAAGATCAGACAGTCCCATTGGCGGTTCGCAAGTCTCTGCCACAGGTTGAGGCCCTGGTAGAACAAATAGTACCGCGTATGCAGAAAGGCGGTCGGCTCTTTTATATAGGAGCGGGTACCAGCGGCCGCCTCGGCGTTGTGGATGCTTCCGAATGCCCGCCGACTTTTGGCGTACCGTTTGATCTGGTGGTGGGTATTATAGCGGGAGGTGATACCGCCATTCGCAAGGCTGTTGAAAATGCGGAGGACGACTGGAACCAGGCTTGGATCGACTTGATGCCTTTTGAACCCAATGCCAATGATATCCTGGTGGGTATAGCTGCTTCCGGCAGGACGCCCTACGTGATCGGGGGGCTGAATGAAGCAAAAAAGGCCGGTCTGCTGACTGGCTGTGTGGTTTGCAATGATGGTTCTGCGGTGGCGGCAGCGGCAGAATTTCCCGTCGAAGTGGTAGTGGGTCCGGAATTCCTGACCGGAAGTACCAGAATGAAATCAGGAACGGCCCAGAAACTGGTGCTCAATATGATCTCAACAGCAGTAATGATCCGGCTGGGGAAAGTAAAGGGAAACAAGATGGTGGATATGCAAATGACCAATGAAAAACTGGTTGGTCGTGCCATTAGGATGATTATTGAAGAACTGGGAGTTTCTCCTGACGAAGCAGAGTCACTTCTGGAGGAACATGGCAGTGTCCGCGGAGCGATTGAAGCGATAAAAAAATCATAG